The Nostoc sp. NIES-3756 DNA window CCCGATACACAAACTGACACAACCAAACCTGATACTAAGGCGAAGGCTTGGGCAAGTAAGAAATTTAAGAATAAAGGGACAAAAGCTTAAGCAGGTTCATCATTGTTACTAATTCGTAATTCGTAATTAAGATACTACCCCAACTTATTAAACAAATCTGCTAACACTACATTAGAAACTAAAAAACCTTCGGGATCAGTTAACCGCAACCTTCCATCTGCAACTTGCACTAAGCCTTGCTGAAAATAAGGTTGCAAACACTGGTGAATTTCTTGTATCTTGTCTTCGCCAAACTCCTCGGTAAGCTTGGCTAAACTTACACCTTCAGCCAAGCGTAACCCCAGCATTAATGTTTCTAGCAATACATCTTCTTTTGGCGTAACTTCCCAATCAATCACACCATGATTAGTAATTAAGTGTTCCACCCATTGGTAATATTCTTTAGTTTTCCGTGGACGAGTAAAACGTTTCCCTTCTATATAACTCGCTGCACCCATACCAAAGCCGTAATAAGGGCGATTTTCCCAATAGACGCGGTTATGTTGACATTGATGTCCTGGTTTGGCGTAGTTGGAAATTTCATAATGTTCATAACCAGCCGTAGTTAAAACTTGCTGCCCCATCTGATACATTTTGACAGTGGTTTCATCGGTAGGTAAGGGTTGATCCCCCGGTTTGTAGTAACGACCAAAAGCTGTCCCAGGTTCAATTGTCAAATCATATATAGAGATGTGGGTGGGTGCAATTTTAACGGCTGTGTTTAGGGAATCTTGCCATTGATCCAAAGACTGATGCGGCAAACCGGAAATTAAGTCTATGCTAAATTCGGGAATCTCAACTTGGTGAATTAAGTCTACAGCTGCAAAAATATCTTTGACCGAGTGCGATCGCCCTGCTGCTTTCAACAATTCTTCCTGAAACGCTTGTACACCCAAGCTGACGCGGTTTACACCAACGCTACTATAATCTTTGATATGTGCTAGATCGAATGTGCCTGGATCTACTTCCATAGAAATTTCTGCACCAGATGTAATCCCAAACCGCCTATCTAGGATCGCTAGTATTTTTTGTAACTGTTCTGCCGATAACAGCGAAGGCGTACCACCGCCGAAAAAGACGGTTTTGAGGGGTTGACCAGAGATAGGTGTAATGTCAATTTCTTGACAAAGGATGTCTATATATTTAGAAATGGTAACAGATGTTTCTCCACGCTGGCGATCGCCCACAACAGATATTGGGAAATCACAATAAAAGCATCGTCGTCTGCAAAAAGGAATGTGTATATAGGCAGAACTGGCAAAGCTAGAATCGTTAACTTTTTGCATATTTATGAACAACAATAAACTTAATTAACGGAAAATTAGAAATAATGAAAATAAATACTATATTTACAGGTTTCTATCGTTTTATGTCGTAGCTATGACAAAACTGGAGGTTAATCACTTTGGTTATAATGTTTGCAGATATTCCCTGCATAAAACCCTAGTCTAAGTCAATATAATTAGTCTCTCTTACCGATGAAATTAAAATACTTGACTTTATAAGGTAAAACAGTCGCAGGAACACACCAAGATCATGCTTGATGCCATTATTATTTTCTCATTCATCCTGGCAGCAGCAGGAATAGGGTACTACAGCACCGAACTACTACCCAATGGTACGTTAGATCGGGTCACGAACCTAGAAGCATTACGCTTAACTGTTGCTGTCTTTGCTGCCATCATTGGTGGCGCTGTTGGCTTAAGTTTCCAAACGACATACCGTCGCTTAGAAGCGCAAATTCGAGAACTGCCTCTAGAAGTAATTCTAACCCGTGCGATCGGCTTAGTGATCGGATTATTGCTAGCAAATCTAATGTTAGCACCTCTATTTTTACTACCGATCCCCACCGACTTTAGTTTTATTAAACCATTGGTGGCAGTCGTTGGTAGTATTATTCTCTCTGTCACAGGGATGAATTTAGCCGACACCCACGGACGCGGCTTATTACGATTCATTAACCCCAATACAGTGGAAACAATGGTCGCGGAAGGGACACTCAAACCCGCCAACACCAAAGTTTTAGACACTAGTTGTATTATCGACGGTCGCATTGAGGCGCTGTTAGAAACTGGATTTTTGGAAGGACAAATTATCGTCCCTCAATTTGTCTTGCTGGAACTACAACAAGTAGCTGATGCCAGCAAAGACCAAAAACGGGTTAGGGGAAGACGGGGGTTAGAAATTCTTAACCGCATAAAAGAAGCATACCCAGACCGTATTTTAATTAATCCATCAGACTACGAAGATATTTCTACAGTCGATGCTAAATTAGTGCGTTTTGCCCAAGAAATCAACGCCACACTCCTCACCAATGATTACAACTTATCAAAAGTTGCCAGTGTCCAGAAAGTGCCGGTGTTGAATGTCAATGACTTAGTGAATGCAGTCCGTCCTACCTATTTACCAGGGGACAACCTCGACTTAAAAATCCTTAAGGAAGGTAAAGAACCCAGTCAAGGAATAGGCTACTTAGACGATGGCACTATGGTTGTCGTTGAGGAAGGTAGCAGTTATGTAGGTGGGGAATTGCGAGTAGTAGTTACTAGTGCCTTGCAAACCTCAGCCGGACGAATGATATTCGCCAAACCCCAGGCTTCAGCGTTGGCGTGAGGGAGAATGTCTGGTACGAATAGAGTTAAGATGTGCGATCGGTGCGGTTTGACTGCACCGATTTTGTATAGGGTGAAATTTGAGGAAAACGGTAATTGGATTTTTGTCTGTCCTCAATGTTGGGTAGGAGTAAGTGAGAATAATCCCTTTTATGTTTATGGGGGAACTTGGAAGGAGAGGAAGAAGCGGAGTGGGGGGAGATGAGGGAGATGAGGGAGATGAGGGAGATGAGGGAGATGAGGGAGATGAGGGAGATGAGGGAGATGAGGGAGATGAGGGAGATGAGGGAGATGAGGGAGAGAAAAGTAATTACTGTTGACTATGGACTGTTGACTATGGACTGTTGACTATGGACTAATGACTAATGACCTATCCTAAGAAGCGTATTTACTATGTTCCATCTGCTGAAAGCGATCGCACAACAATTTTTATTAAGTATTGTTTTAACAATATTCTTCATAACGAGTAGTTTAATATTAGCTGCGCCTACATTGGCTGCTTCTGGGTTGGGAGTTAATAATGGTCATTTAAGTGCTTGTCCAGCTTCCCCAAATTGTGTTGTTAGTCAAAATGCTGATTCCAAACATGCCATTGATCCCATACCTTATCATGTCAGCCGCGACAAAGTGCGAGAAGTTTTACTTAAAGTTCTCAGCGTTGTTCCCCGTACAGAGGTTGTAGAACAGACTGATAGTTATATCCATGCTCTTTCTAAAAGCCGGATATTCAAGTTTACAGATGATGTAGAATTTTATTTACCTGCTGATGAGTCAGTTATTCATCTGCGATCGGCATCTCGCATCGGTGAATCAGACCTTGGTATTAACCGCAGGCGTATGGAACAAATTCGTCTAGCTTTAAAAGATTTGCAGATTTAATTTGGCATAGCTGAATCAAGAGATTAATCTGGTAGGGTAAGCAAGATGCCTACCCTATAAATACAAGCAGAAACAGTTTCTATAATGTTCTATTGGGTAAATTTGAAATGCTCCAAATAGGCAAAATTAAAACTTATCTTTTGCAAGCTATATCATTATTTCTTAATCAAGTACCTATTAAATATTTTCAACCTAAATGGAAATCTGATATCTATACAATTCTACCTCATTCTACTGAAGCTAAGATTTTGATGTTGTCCGAAGATGGTAATTATTTTCTACCACATGTTCGTGTAGATAAATGTATAGATTTTGAAAATTTAATCAGTATTAAGTCTCAAATAGATCCAAAACTAGGATTTTCGGTCAATATCCTATATTATGCCAGTCTCGATTATGATGAATCAAAGCGGCAAATTCAATGTATATATGTGCTGGAAAAGAATGGTGCTGCATCTCAACAAGGTGATTGGATTGATTTGCAACTTTTGAGAAATTTACACCTGAAACTTCCTGAACATAAATCAGTTATTGAAACATATTTAACAGAAATTGAGAGTGGTGATATTCCAGAACTTCGTCCGCCTTGGGCTAGAGAAGGTTGGTTGCAAGCAGCAACTCAATGGATCGATGAGCAATTATTAGAGTTAAACTATCAACGACTTTCTCCAGTAGAATGTATAAAGAGTTGGGGAATTTCTTGTGTATTAAGAGTTAATACAAGTGGAGGTAATATTTATTTGAAGGAAGCTTCTACATTACCTCTTTTTTGTAATGAACCAGTACTCACCGTAGAACTAGCTAATTT harbors:
- a CDS encoding PIN/TRAM domain-containing protein; this translates as MLDAIIIFSFILAAAGIGYYSTELLPNGTLDRVTNLEALRLTVAVFAAIIGGAVGLSFQTTYRRLEAQIRELPLEVILTRAIGLVIGLLLANLMLAPLFLLPIPTDFSFIKPLVAVVGSIILSVTGMNLADTHGRGLLRFINPNTVETMVAEGTLKPANTKVLDTSCIIDGRIEALLETGFLEGQIIVPQFVLLELQQVADASKDQKRVRGRRGLEILNRIKEAYPDRILINPSDYEDISTVDAKLVRFAQEINATLLTNDYNLSKVASVQKVPVLNVNDLVNAVRPTYLPGDNLDLKILKEGKEPSQGIGYLDDGTMVVVEEGSSYVGGELRVVVTSALQTSAGRMIFAKPQASALA
- a CDS encoding DUF1499 domain-containing protein, which produces MFHLLKAIAQQFLLSIVLTIFFITSSLILAAPTLAASGLGVNNGHLSACPASPNCVVSQNADSKHAIDPIPYHVSRDKVREVLLKVLSVVPRTEVVEQTDSYIHALSKSRIFKFTDDVEFYLPADESVIHLRSASRIGESDLGINRRRMEQIRLALKDLQI
- the hemW gene encoding radical SAM family heme chaperone HemW, whose amino-acid sequence is MQKVNDSSFASSAYIHIPFCRRRCFYCDFPISVVGDRQRGETSVTISKYIDILCQEIDITPISGQPLKTVFFGGGTPSLLSAEQLQKILAILDRRFGITSGAEISMEVDPGTFDLAHIKDYSSVGVNRVSLGVQAFQEELLKAAGRSHSVKDIFAAVDLIHQVEIPEFSIDLISGLPHQSLDQWQDSLNTAVKIAPTHISIYDLTIEPGTAFGRYYKPGDQPLPTDETTVKMYQMGQQVLTTAGYEHYEISNYAKPGHQCQHNRVYWENRPYYGFGMGAASYIEGKRFTRPRKTKEYYQWVEHLITNHGVIDWEVTPKEDVLLETLMLGLRLAEGVSLAKLTEEFGEDKIQEIHQCLQPYFQQGLVQVADGRLRLTDPEGFLVSNVVLADLFNKLG